The nucleotide sequence ACCTTCGTTATTTGAAATCTTTTCCACTTTTTGACTTAAATGGTAAACAGGCTCAAATGGTGAAGCTTGCTCCATTAGTCGCTCAATTAATTTTTGGGCAGTAATTACAGGATAACCAGGTATATCATATATTGGCTTTTCTGGGTAAAGAGCTGTGCATTGTCCTCCTGCTTGATCCAAAACATCTATTATATGACATCTCATATCAAGCATTCCCGCTTGAAAAGCAGTGAATATTCCAATAGGCCCTGCACCTATTATTACGATATCGGTTTCCATATTCAGATGGTGATCTATTTATAGATATTAGCTTTCTTTGCTAACAAGGTCAATTTACAAAGGGATGTATTTTTAAAAGATGTGGCTAGATTAGATAAGATTTCCAGCGTTATGAACCACATAGTCCAAATAAGCTCTAAAAATCAGCTATCATAGCGAGATGCTGTGCGGACGGAATGGGATTCGAACCCATGGTACGCTCATCACGTACGTCAGTTTTCAAGACTGGTGCCTTAAACCGCTCGGCCATCCGTCCATTTCTTTTCTATCACAATATTTGATTTTAAGCAATCTATAAAAGCTTTACTTGCCCACGCAAAAGTTGCTAAATATACTGTCCAATATTTCCTCAACATTAATAATTCCAATCACTGCACCAAGTTCAAATGCAGCAAGCCTCAAGTCTTCAGATATCAACTCAATTGGATTATCGATATTAAAACGTTGTAAATGTTCCAGTGCTTTCTGCATGTGACTCCTATGTCTTTGCCGAGTAATCACAGGAGTGTCTCTATCATGCCCAAATTTTTCCTCTGCCTTCTCTTTTATGAGAGAGATCAATTTGTTTGTACCTATTTCCTTTAGAATAGAAATGGGTAAAAGATCTATGCCATTAATTTTTATATTGTGATTATTGATAACATTGTCAGCTTTGCTCAATACATAAATAGTATCGCTATTTACAACGTTGCAATTGATATTATGACGCTGTTCAAAAGGAAATAGTTCTATTCTTAAATCAGCTTCAAAAGACCTTTTTTTCGCTCGACTTATACCTTCTGATTCTATTGGATCTGAACTCTCACGAATTCCAGCAGTATCAGAGAGAATGATTGGGTATCCGCCAATGTCAATATGAGCTTCAAGTATATCTCTTGTTGTGCCTGCATATTCAGAAACAATAGCAATATCACGCTTGGCTAAGAAATTAAACAGAGTTGATTTACCGACATTTGGTTCACCAGTTATTACAATATGTAAACCCTCACGCAACCTTTCGCCCCGTCTATTATCATTTAAATGCTCTTGTATCAACTGCACGAGAGATTGCACTTCATTATTAATTTTTTCCAATTCACTTTTTTCTGCCCAAATGTCCTCTGGAAAGTCTATATATGCTTCGATTTTGGATTGTATCGTTATTAATCCTTGCCTCCAATTGCTGTATAGTCTCTCCAATTCTCCTGATATCTGCTTAATCGCTTGTTTAGCTTGCATTTTCGTTTCAGCATCAATTAAGTCTGCAATTCCTTCTATTTGCGTTAAGTCAAATTTACCATTTAGAAAAGCCCTAAGTGAGAATTCTCCTGGACTGGCCATAACGAAAATTCTTGATAATCCCTCTAAGATGATTTTTATGACTGCCTTGCTTCCATGCACTTGTAACTCTATAACATCCTCGCCAGTGAAACTGTTTGGAGCAGGGAAATAGATGATTATTCCATTATCTATCAATTGATTGGAATCATCATATAGATCAACTAAAGTAGCAAATCTTGGTTTAATTTTTTTCTTAATATGAAAATGATTTAAAGCTTTAAGGGCGTAGTTGCCTGAAATTCTGATTACTGCAACTCCTGACTTACCAAATACGGTTGACAAAGCAAAAATAGTTTCATTTGTGTTTGTCATTATTTATATAAACTACTTAGCAATTTAAGAAATCGAAATACCTAATCTAAAAAATTTTTGCTTATATTACTTATTCATATTAATGCAGTATTAGTAAATATATTGTATAGAAAAACTACAAAAGTCATCCAGATGAAAATATTTATTTTGAAAACTGATAATATGATTTATAATGACTGACACAAGTTTTAAATATTATGCTCAAGAAATTAGCTTGGTATTGGTCTTCTGTAGAGTTAATTAAAGGGTTTGTTATTACATTAAAATATATGTTCAAACCAAAGGTTACTTTGAGGTATCCTATGGAGAAGGGCCCTTTAAGTCCAAGGTTTCGTGGTGAGCATGCACTGCGTAGGTATCCAAATGGTGAAGAACGATGCATAGCTTGTAAGTTATGCGAAGTTATCTGCCCTGCTCAAACAATAGTTATTGAAGCAGAGGAAAGAGAAGACGGTAGTCGCCGAACCACACGCTATGATATTGATATGACAAAATGCATATATTGCGGACTTTGCCAAGAAGCATGTCCAGTTGATGCAATTGTGGAGGGTCCTAACTTTGAATTTGCTACTGAAACAAGAGAGGAGCTAATGTACAATAAAGAAAAGCTATTGCGTAATGGTGAAGTTTGGGAAGAAGCAATTGCACTCAGGTTAAAAAAGAATAGGCCGTATTATTAACTAGGTATGTCAATAATTAAAATTTCTTACAGCAAGTATGTAATAGATCTTTTGTACAACTGTTATTTAACTGAAAGATCAGTAGCTCACTTTTTGGTGTCATTCCAGCGCGTGACGCTGGAATCTAGAAAAGAAAGAAACATGAATCCCAGTGTCAAGCACTGGGATGATAAAAGGTCTAATGAATGATAAAAGTTACCTTTTTAGCCGAACAAAAAGTAAAAGAATACAGTGGTAGAGTCACTGGCTTTGATATATTACAACCGGATGCTTTGAGAGAAGCAATTGCCTTTAAGGTAAATGGTGAGTTGTATGATCTCTCACGTGAAATTGAATCTGATACAGAGATAGAGGTAATACAACTGAGTGACGAAGCGGGTTTAGATATAATAAGGCATGATGCTGCTCATATAATGGCGCAGGCAGTAAAAGAGCTCTTTCCTAATACTCAGATTACTATCGGGCCAACAATTCAAGATGGTTTCTACTATGATTTTGCTACAGATCGTACCTTTACCACGGACGATCTTGCTGCAATAGAAAAAAAAATGAAGGAAATTATAAAAAGTAACCACAGATTCGTCCGAGAAGTTTGGACTCGTAAGCAGGCAATTGATTTCTTTAGTGATATAGGTGAAAGATACAAGGTTGATATTGTCTCATCAATACCAGAAAACGAAAACCTAACTGTTTATAAACAAGGCAACTTTGTAGACCTATGTCGTGGTCCGCACTCACCATCAACTGGCAGAGTTAAAGCGTTTAAACTTATGAAAGTAGCAGGTGCATACTGGCGTGGCGATTCTAAGG is from Wolbachia endosymbiont (group B) of Hofmannophila pseudospretella and encodes:
- the nuoI gene encoding NADH-quinone oxidoreductase subunit NuoI, with amino-acid sequence MLKKLAWYWSSVELIKGFVITLKYMFKPKVTLRYPMEKGPLSPRFRGEHALRRYPNGEERCIACKLCEVICPAQTIVIEAEEREDGSRRTTRYDIDMTKCIYCGLCQEACPVDAIVEGPNFEFATETREELMYNKEKLLRNGEVWEEAIALRLKKNRPYY
- the mnmE gene encoding tRNA uridine-5-carboxymethylaminomethyl(34) synthesis GTPase MnmE, translating into MTNTNETIFALSTVFGKSGVAVIRISGNYALKALNHFHIKKKIKPRFATLVDLYDDSNQLIDNGIIIYFPAPNSFTGEDVIELQVHGSKAVIKIILEGLSRIFVMASPGEFSLRAFLNGKFDLTQIEGIADLIDAETKMQAKQAIKQISGELERLYSNWRQGLITIQSKIEAYIDFPEDIWAEKSELEKINNEVQSLVQLIQEHLNDNRRGERLREGLHIVITGEPNVGKSTLFNFLAKRDIAIVSEYAGTTRDILEAHIDIGGYPIILSDTAGIRESSDPIESEGISRAKKRSFEADLRIELFPFEQRHNINCNVVNSDTIYVLSKADNVINNHNIKINGIDLLPISILKEIGTNKLISLIKEKAEEKFGHDRDTPVITRQRHRSHMQKALEHLQRFNIDNPIELISEDLRLAAFELGAVIGIINVEEILDSIFSNFCVGK